In the Desulfonauticus submarinus genome, AGATGGATGTAGGGTAGCGGCTCAATCTGGGGTAGGTAAAGATTTACCACCTAAAACAGATGTAGGTGGTAGTCCTGCTATGCCTCATAAATTGTTTTTGCGTTCTTCTGTTATTATTCCAAAACTTCCAGAATTACAAAAGAAGATTAGATACTTAGAAAAAAAGATAGTTGAGTTAGAAGAAAAATTAGAGGAGTAACCAATGCTGGAAAAAGTCCAGGGAGAGATTGTAAGTAAAGATATTTTGGATTTATTACCCCATAGATATCCATTTTTGTTGGTAGATAGGGTGCTAGAATATCAGCCTTTTAAATATATTAAAGCCATTAAATGCGTGAGCATTAATGAACCTTTTTTTCAAGGTCATTTCCCTTCATATCCTGTTATGCCTGGGGTCCTGATTTTAGAAGCATTAGCTCAGGCAGGGGGGATTTTAGTAATGAAAAGTATTCCAGAAGAGGTAGAGAATAAGATTTTTCTTTTTACAGGTATGGAAAAGGTTCGTTTTCGAAAGTCTGTTTTTCCAGGAGATATGCTTTCTTTGGAGGTTTCCTATGAAAAGCATAAACTTAATTTGTGGAAGATGAATGGCAAAGCACTTGTTAATGGACAAGTAGCTGCTCAAGGGATACTTTCTGCTGCCATTGTTCCTAGGGAGGATAAGTAGTGATAGATATTCATCCTACAGCCATAGTAAGTAAAAATGCAGTTTTAGGAGAAAATATAAAGATTGGACCTTATGTTATTATAGAAGATAAAGTGGAAATAGGAAATAATTGTCAAATAGATGCCTTTGCGCAGATAAAATCTTATACTAAGTTAGGTTCAAATAATCACATATTCTCTTATGCCTTTGTAGGAGAGATACCTCAAGACTTAAAGTTTAAGGGTGAGGAGTCTTGGTTGATTATTGGAGATAATAATAAAATAAGAGAATATACAACCCTTCATCGAGGAACTGAAGAAGGTGGTGGGATAACTAAAGTAGGAAGTGATTGCCTTTTTATGGCTTATTCTCATGTAGCCCATGATTGTCAGATTGGAGATGGGGTAATTTTAGCTAATTGTGCTACTTTGGCTGGACATGTAGTGGTTGGAGATTACGCGACTATTGGGGGATTATCTGCTGTTCATCAATTTGTGCATATAGGCAAATATGCTTTTATTGGGGGCAAAACAGGAGTTGCTCAAGATGTACCACCTTATATGTTGGTGGCTGGGGAAAGGGCTAAGGCTTATGGGCCGAATATTATTGGTCTTAAGCGAAAAGGATTTTTGCGTGAGGAGATATACGCACTTAAAAAGGCATCTTATATTTTATGGCAGTCTGGTCTTACCCAAGAGCAAGCTATTCTCAAGATGAAAGAAGAATTAGGACAATATAAGACTGTATTGGAACTGATTAAATTTATTCAAGATAGTAAACGAGGAATTATCTCGTTTTCTAAAGACAAATGAGAAAAAAGTTAGGGTTGATTGCAGGAGGAGGACAGTTTCCTCTTAAAGTTTGTGATAGCGCTTTAAAACAAGGATATTTAACAGTTGGAGTTGGTTTTAAAGATTATACTGATCCTTTGTTGGCTTCAAGAGTAGATGAATTTTTGTGGGTAAATTTGGGCCAATTGGGAAAGGTAATAAAATTTTTGAAAAAAAATCATGTCCAAGAAGTGATTTTTGCAGGTCCTATAAGCAAACCAAAAGCTCTTAACCTTAGGCCAGATTTTCGGGCAGCAAAAGTTCTCTTTAAGTTAAAAAGTCTAAATGATGGAGCTATCTTTAAGGCTTTAATTGCTGAATTTGAATCAGAGGGTTTTAGAGTTGTTGGCCCGCAACAATTCGTTCCTGATCTAATCGCACCGAGTGGAATTCTTAGT is a window encoding:
- a CDS encoding LpxI family protein: MRKKLGLIAGGGQFPLKVCDSALKQGYLTVGVGFKDYTDPLLASRVDEFLWVNLGQLGKVIKFLKKNHVQEVIFAGPISKPKALNLRPDFRAAKVLFKLKSLNDGAIFKALIAEFESEGFRVVGPQQFVPDLIAPSGILSFRKPSSIELESFKFGWPILKKIGNLDIGQCLVVKEKIVIAVEGIEGTNATIKRAGELGGKGCVVLKAFKPGQDERIDMPALGLETIKTMIEAKATALFFEAKYSLFFDLDKSLKLANEHGLTIVGIKEGKI
- the lpxA gene encoding acyl-ACP--UDP-N-acetylglucosamine O-acyltransferase — translated: MIDIHPTAIVSKNAVLGENIKIGPYVIIEDKVEIGNNCQIDAFAQIKSYTKLGSNNHIFSYAFVGEIPQDLKFKGEESWLIIGDNNKIREYTTLHRGTEEGGGITKVGSDCLFMAYSHVAHDCQIGDGVILANCATLAGHVVVGDYATIGGLSAVHQFVHIGKYAFIGGKTGVAQDVPPYMLVAGERAKAYGPNIIGLKRKGFLREEIYALKKASYILWQSGLTQEQAILKMKEELGQYKTVLELIKFIQDSKRGIISFSKDK
- the fabZ gene encoding 3-hydroxyacyl-ACP dehydratase FabZ, producing the protein MLEKVQGEIVSKDILDLLPHRYPFLLVDRVLEYQPFKYIKAIKCVSINEPFFQGHFPSYPVMPGVLILEALAQAGGILVMKSIPEEVENKIFLFTGMEKVRFRKSVFPGDMLSLEVSYEKHKLNLWKMNGKALVNGQVAAQGILSAAIVPREDK